One window of the Pieris brassicae chromosome 4, ilPieBrab1.1, whole genome shotgun sequence genome contains the following:
- the LOC123708309 gene encoding prefoldin subunit 5, with amino-acid sequence MASVSTAPAPGMHQIDLSKLNLNQLAQLKQQLDQELNVFQDSLQTLKIAQRKFVESGESVEKLKPETKGRTLLVPLTGSMYVPGTIADSENVIIDIGTGYYAQKNVAGAKDYFDRKVKFVTEQMEKIQVLGIEKTKVREAICMMIEMKVQAQAQNTSTS; translated from the exons ATGGCTAGTGTTTCAACCGCCCCGGCACCTGGGATGCATCAAATCGACTTGTCGAAGCTTAATTTGAATCAGTTGGCTCAACTCAAGCAGCAACTTGATCAA GAGCTGAACGTATTTCAAGACTCTTTACAAACGCTTAAAATAGCTCAACGAAAATTTGTAGAATCTGGTGAGAGTGTTGAAAAACTTAAACCAGAAACAAAGGGCAGAACCTTGTTGGTTCCATTAACAGGATCAATGTATGTACCTGGCACTATAGCTGATTCAGAGAATGTGATCATTGACATCGGCACTGGATATTATGCCcaaaaa AATGTTGCAGGAGCAAAGGACTATTTTGATAGGAAAGTGAAGTTTGTAACAGAGCAAATGGAAAAAATTCAAGTACTAGGAATTGAAAAAACCAAAGTGCGAGAAGCAATTTGTATGATGATAGAAATGAAAGTTCAAGCACAGGCACAGAATACCTCAACatcataa